In the genome of Deltaproteobacteria bacterium CG2_30_66_27, the window GCATATGCCGATTGTCCCTATGAAGGAGGCTCCCGTGCCCGGCGACCGCCATGTGCGTTTGTTCAAGAACGGCCGGAACCAGGCGTTACGCATCCCCCGCGAGTTCGAATTGCCGGGCAATGAAGCCATCTTGCGCAGGGAAGGGAACCGCCTGATCATTGATCCGGTTCCGCATCGCTCCCTGATGGCGTTGCTGGCCACTTGGGAGCCCTTCGAGGAGGATTTCCCGGAAATCGGGGATTTGCCGCCCGAACCTGTCGATCTTTGATATGGCCGGCCATAGCTACCT includes:
- a CDS encoding twitching motility protein PilT; the protein is MKEAPVPGDRHVRLFKNGRNQALRIPREFELPGNEAILRREGNRLIIDPVPHRSLMALLATWEPFEEDFPEIGDLPPEPVDL